A genomic stretch from Alphaproteobacteria bacterium includes:
- the rplV gene encoding 50S ribosomal protein L22, producing the protein MGKPSHPRRLKDNEAMAMIRRLRVSPRKLNLLAGQIRGKKVERALAELEFSRRRIASDVRKCLQSAVANAENNHQLDVDRLYVSEAWVGKSLVMRRFRPRARGRASKIMKPFSNLTVVVREAEESA; encoded by the coding sequence ATGGGTAAACCGTCCCATCCGCGCCGCCTCAAGGATAATGAGGCAATGGCCATGATCCGCCGGCTTCGGGTGAGCCCGCGGAAACTGAACCTGCTGGCCGGCCAGATCCGCGGCAAAAAGGTCGAGCGGGCTTTGGCTGAGTTGGAATTCTCGCGCCGGCGCATCGCCAGCGACGTACGCAAATGCCTGCAATCGGCAGTTGCGAATGCGGAGAACAACCACCAGCTGGACGTGGACCGGCTGTACGTATCCGAAGCCTGGGTCGGCAAGTCGCTGGTGATGCGCCGGTTCCGGCCGCGCGCGCGCGGCCGCGCGTCGAAGATCATGAAGCCGTTCAGCAACCTCACGGTTGTCGTGCGCGAAGCTGAGGAGAGTGCCTGA
- the rplB gene encoding 50S ribosomal protein L2: protein MALKQYKPTTPGQRGLVLVNRAGLWKGKPVKALTQGSPKSGGRNNNGHMTARHRGGGHKRSYRLIDFKRAKRDMPGVVERIEYDPNRSAHIALVKYEDGELAYILAPQRLAAGDQVVAAERADIKPGNAMPMRNMPVGTIVHNVEMKPGAGGKLARSAGAYAQLIGRDGGYAQLRLGSGEVRMVRQECVATVGAVSNADHQNQKFAKAGRSRWKGKRPHVRGVAMNPVDHPHGGGEGRTSGGRHPVSPWGVQTKGKKTRRNKSSDRLIIRRQKKK, encoded by the coding sequence ATGGCACTGAAACAGTATAAGCCCACAACCCCCGGACAGCGCGGCCTGGTTCTTGTGAACCGCGCGGGCCTCTGGAAGGGTAAGCCGGTCAAGGCGTTGACCCAGGGCAGTCCGAAATCGGGCGGGCGCAACAATAACGGCCATATGACCGCGCGCCATCGCGGCGGCGGGCATAAGCGCAGCTATCGCTTGATCGATTTCAAGCGCGCCAAACGCGACATGCCGGGTGTGGTGGAGCGGATCGAATACGATCCCAACCGCTCGGCCCATATCGCTCTCGTCAAGTATGAAGACGGCGAGCTCGCCTATATCCTGGCGCCGCAGCGCCTGGCCGCCGGCGATCAAGTGGTGGCGGCCGAGCGGGCGGATATCAAGCCGGGCAACGCCATGCCGATGCGAAACATGCCGGTCGGGACCATCGTGCATAACGTTGAAATGAAGCCGGGCGCTGGCGGCAAGCTGGCCCGGTCGGCTGGAGCCTACGCGCAGCTGATCGGACGGGATGGCGGTTACGCCCAGCTTCGTCTGGGTTCGGGCGAGGTCCGCATGGTGCGCCAGGAATGCGTGGCGACCGTGGGGGCCGTCAGCAACGCCGATCACCAGAACCAGAAATTCGCCAAGGCCGGGCGCTCGCGGTGGAAAGGCAAGCGTCCCCACGTGCGTGGCGTCGCCATGAACCCGGTGGATCATCCCCATGGTGGCGGCGAAGGCCGGACATCGGGTGGCCGGCACCCCGTGAGTCCGTGGGGTGTGCAGACCAAGGGCAAGAAGACGCGTCGGAACAAGTCGTCGGATCGACTGATCATCCGACGCCAGAAGAAGAAATAG
- the rpsS gene encoding 30S ribosomal protein S19: MARSVWKGPFVDGYLLKKVDKARESGRNDVIRIWSRRSTILPQFVGLTFGVYNGNKHIPVLVTENMVGHKFGEFSPTRTYVGHAADKKAKRG; encoded by the coding sequence GTGGCACGCTCTGTTTGGAAAGGTCCCTTCGTCGACGGGTACCTGCTGAAAAAGGTCGATAAGGCACGCGAGTCGGGCCGAAACGACGTCATTCGTATCTGGTCCCGCCGGTCAACCATCCTGCCGCAGTTCGTGGGCCTGACTTTTGGCGTCTACAACGGCAACAAGCATATTCCGGTCCTCGTGACCGAAAACATGGTGGGGCACAAATTCGGCGAATTTTCGCCGACCCGGACCTATGTCGGCCACGCGGCCGACAAGAAGGCGAAACGAGGCTAG
- the rplD gene encoding 50S ribosomal protein L4 — translation MKCAVKTIDNKAAGDIELADEVFGLPARPDILARVVRWQLAKRRAGTHKTKGRKEVAGTGSKAYRQKGTGRARRGNLKTNIMRGGGTVFGPVVRDHGFDLPKKVRRLGLKAALSAKLADGKLIIIDTLRIKTPKTAELAKSLGKLGATSALMIDGEALDEGFERAAANLKHINLLPAQGANVYDILRCDMLVLSKDAVERLEARLK, via the coding sequence ATGAAGTGCGCCGTGAAAACGATCGATAACAAGGCGGCCGGCGATATCGAGCTTGCGGACGAAGTCTTCGGTCTGCCGGCCCGGCCCGACATCCTTGCGCGCGTGGTGCGCTGGCAGTTGGCCAAGCGGCGTGCCGGAACCCACAAGACCAAGGGTCGCAAGGAGGTTGCCGGTACCGGTTCCAAGGCCTACAGACAAAAGGGCACCGGCCGGGCACGTCGCGGTAATCTCAAGACGAACATCATGCGCGGCGGCGGCACGGTATTCGGCCCGGTGGTGCGCGACCACGGGTTCGACCTGCCGAAGAAAGTGCGGCGTCTGGGGTTGAAGGCGGCTCTTTCCGCCAAGCTCGCCGATGGCAAGCTGATCATCATCGACACGCTCAGGATAAAGACGCCGAAGACGGCTGAACTGGCGAAAAGCCTTGGCAAGCTGGGCGCGACCTCGGCGCTGATGATTGATGGCGAGGCGCTGGACGAGGGCTTCGAGCGGGCGGCGGCCAACCTCAAGCACATCAACCTGCTGCCGGCCCAGGGCGCAAACGTCTACGATATTTTGCGCTGCGACATGCTGGTGCTGAGCAAGGACGCGGTGGAACGGCTGGAGGCCCGGTTGAAATGA
- a CDS encoding 50S ribosomal protein L23 codes for MNARLKKPVRISEGRMMEIVRSPLITEKTSLMSEHNHVAFRVPLDATKGEIKAAVETLFKVKVDGVNTIRSKGKRKVFRGERGRRPDWKKAMVRLAEGESIDVTTGL; via the coding sequence ATGAACGCGCGACTGAAAAAACCGGTCCGGATCAGCGAAGGGCGGATGATGGAAATCGTGCGCAGCCCGCTGATCACGGAGAAAACCTCGCTGATGTCGGAACACAACCATGTTGCCTTCCGCGTGCCGCTGGATGCGACCAAGGGCGAGATCAAGGCGGCGGTGGAAACCCTGTTCAAGGTCAAGGTGGATGGTGTGAACACCATTCGGTCCAAGGGAAAGCGCAAGGTTTTTCGGGGTGAGCGCGGGCGCCGCCCCGATTGGAAAAAGGCAATGGTACGGCTCGCCGAAGGCGAGAGCATCGACGTGACGACGGGTCTCTAG
- the rpsC gene encoding 30S ribosomal protein S3 — MGQKVNPIGLRLGINRTWDSRWYAEKNYADLLHEDLRMRRDLEKRLDQAGVSRIVIERPAKRARVTIHTARPGVVIGKKGADIEKLRGDLGKMTNGDVSLNIVEVRKPELEAALVAQNIAQQLERRVAFRRAMKRAVQSAIRLGADGIRINCSGRLGGAEIARMEWYREGRVPLHTLRADVDYGVATAKTTYGTCGVKVWIFRGEILEHDPMAQDRRAAKGAERTGRPGGGGRP, encoded by the coding sequence ATGGGCCAAAAGGTAAACCCGATCGGGCTCCGGCTCGGCATCAACCGCACCTGGGATTCCCGCTGGTATGCGGAAAAGAACTACGCGGATCTGCTGCACGAGGATCTTCGCATGCGCCGTGACCTGGAAAAGCGCCTGGATCAGGCCGGGGTCAGCCGCATCGTGATCGAACGCCCGGCCAAGCGGGCCCGGGTCACGATCCACACCGCCCGTCCCGGCGTCGTGATCGGCAAGAAGGGCGCCGATATCGAGAAGCTCCGCGGGGATCTCGGCAAAATGACCAACGGCGATGTCAGCCTGAACATCGTCGAGGTGCGCAAGCCCGAACTCGAGGCCGCGCTCGTGGCGCAGAACATCGCGCAGCAGCTCGAACGGCGTGTTGCCTTTCGCCGGGCCATGAAGCGGGCGGTGCAGTCCGCCATCCGGTTGGGGGCCGACGGGATCAGAATCAACTGCTCCGGTCGCCTGGGTGGGGCCGAGATCGCGCGCATGGAATGGTATCGCGAAGGACGCGTGCCGCTGCATACGCTGCGGGCAGACGTCGATTATGGCGTGGCCACCGCCAAGACCACCTACGGCACTTGCGGGGTCAAGGTATGGATCTTCCGGGGCGAAATCCTGGAACACGACCCCATGGCACAGGATCGCCGGGCGGCCAAGGGGGCCGAACGGACGGGCCGGCCCGGCGGGGGCGGCCGGCCGTAG
- the rpmC gene encoding 50S ribosomal protein L29: MKIAEVRAKSVDELEKQLGDLRKESLNLRFQKASGQLENTARARQVRRDIARIKTILHERAENSEAAASAGRS, translated from the coding sequence ATGAAGATCGCGGAAGTCAGGGCAAAGTCGGTCGACGAGCTCGAGAAGCAACTGGGCGACTTGCGCAAGGAATCGCTGAACCTGCGGTTTCAGAAGGCGAGTGGGCAGTTGGAAAACACGGCACGGGCGCGCCAGGTGCGCCGCGATATCGCGCGGATCAAGACCATCTTGCACGAGCGCGCCGAGAACAGTGAGGCGGCTGCGTCCGCCGGTCGGTCCTAG
- the rplC gene encoding 50S ribosomal protein L3, whose protein sequence is MMRTGLIAKKLGMSRVFLATGQHVPVTVLQLEDCQVVAVRTADKDGYDAVQLGVGTAKVKNVSKPMRGHFAKANVAPKRKLVEFRIEDETRLNVGDELLASHFVAGQRVDVSGTSIGKGFSGAMKRHNFAGLEATHGVSVSHRSHGSTGNSQDPGKVFKGKKMAGQYGNVRRTVQNLEVVSTDDARGLILVKGAVPGSKGGYVLIRDALKRARPDDAPMPAATRGGKAPAVKEESGEAAASEQKD, encoded by the coding sequence ATGATGCGAACCGGTTTGATCGCCAAAAAACTGGGCATGTCGCGAGTGTTTCTCGCCACCGGCCAGCATGTCCCCGTGACTGTCCTGCAGCTCGAGGATTGTCAGGTGGTGGCCGTCAGAACCGCGGACAAGGACGGCTACGACGCCGTGCAGCTCGGTGTCGGGACGGCGAAAGTCAAGAACGTCAGCAAGCCCATGCGGGGCCATTTCGCCAAGGCGAATGTGGCGCCCAAGCGGAAACTGGTGGAGTTCCGGATCGAGGATGAGACCCGCCTCAACGTCGGGGACGAGTTGCTGGCGAGCCACTTCGTGGCCGGCCAGCGGGTCGACGTTTCAGGCACCAGTATCGGTAAAGGGTTCTCGGGCGCGATGAAGCGGCATAATTTTGCCGGCCTCGAAGCGACCCACGGCGTATCCGTCTCCCACCGTTCGCACGGATCGACGGGTAACAGCCAGGATCCGGGCAAGGTGTTCAAGGGCAAGAAAATGGCCGGCCAGTACGGCAATGTTCGGCGCACGGTCCAGAATCTCGAGGTTGTGTCCACCGACGATGCCCGCGGTCTGATTTTGGTGAAGGGCGCCGTGCCGGGCAGCAAGGGTGGTTACGTGCTGATCCGCGACGCGCTCAAGCGTGCGCGGCCGGATGATGCGCCGATGCCGGCCGCCACGCGCGGTGGCAAGGCACCAGCGGTAAAAGAAGAGAGCGGCGAGGCGGCCGCCAGTGAACAGAAGGATTGA
- the tuf gene encoding elongation factor Tu (EF-Tu; promotes GTP-dependent binding of aminoacyl-tRNA to the A-site of ribosomes during protein biosynthesis; when the tRNA anticodon matches the mRNA codon, GTP hydrolysis results; the inactive EF-Tu-GDP leaves the ribosome and release of GDP is promoted by elongation factor Ts; many prokaryotes have two copies of the gene encoding EF-Tu): EMVMPGDNIQMEIQLIAPIAMDEGLRFAIREGGRTVGAGVVAKIIE, from the coding sequence GAGATGGTGATGCCCGGGGACAACATCCAGATGGAGATCCAGCTGATTGCGCCGATCGCCATGGATGAAGGGCTGCGCTTCGCCATCCGCGAGGGTGGACGCACCGTCGGCGCAGGTGTCGTCGCTAAAATTATCGAGTAG
- the rpsJ gene encoding 30S ribosomal protein S10: protein MDNQNIRIRLKAFDHRVLDQSATEIVSTAKRTGAQVRGPIPLPTRIEKFTVLRSPHIDKKSREQFEIRTHKRLLDIIDPTPQTVDALMKLDLASGVDVEIKL, encoded by the coding sequence ATGGATAACCAGAATATCCGCATTCGGTTGAAGGCGTTCGATCATCGGGTGCTTGACCAATCTGCGACGGAGATCGTCTCGACGGCCAAGCGGACCGGTGCTCAGGTGCGCGGACCCATTCCGTTGCCGACCCGGATCGAGAAATTTACAGTGCTGCGCTCGCCCCATATCGACAAGAAGTCGCGGGAACAGTTTGAAATCCGGACCCATAAGCGCCTTCTCGACATTATTGACCCGACGCCGCAGACAGTGGACGCGCTGATGAAGCTCGACCTTGCTTCCGGTGTCGACGTCGAAATCAAACTGTAG
- the rplP gene encoding 50S ribosomal protein L16, protein MLSPKRTKYRKAHKGRIHGFAKGGTDLNFGAFGLKATQPGRVTARQIEAARRAMTRHMRRTGRVWIRIFPDVPVTKKPAEVRQGKGKGSVEFWACRVKPGRIMFEIDGVSRAMAEEAFSLAAAKLPISARFVTRLGEGN, encoded by the coding sequence ATGTTAAGTCCGAAACGCACAAAGTACCGCAAGGCCCACAAGGGACGGATTCACGGCTTCGCCAAGGGCGGGACCGACCTGAATTTCGGCGCCTTCGGCCTGAAGGCGACGCAGCCGGGCCGGGTGACGGCGCGCCAGATCGAGGCCGCCCGGCGGGCCATGACCCGGCATATGCGCCGGACGGGGCGGGTCTGGATCCGGATTTTCCCGGACGTGCCGGTCACGAAGAAGCCGGCGGAAGTCCGCCAGGGCAAGGGCAAGGGCTCGGTCGAGTTCTGGGCATGCCGGGTGAAGCCGGGCCGGATCATGTTCGAGATCGACGGCGTTTCACGAGCCATGGCGGAAGAGGCATTCTCGCTCGCCGCGGCCAAGCTGCCGATCTCGGCACGTTTCGTCACCCGCCTGGGCGAAGGGAACTAG